The Photobacterium sanguinicancri genome includes the window ACACGCGGGGTAACGCTCCGTCTGTAGGGTATTTCTTATTACTTAAGTAGCTCAATGGTTGCTTGGCGAGCAGCTTCAGGGTCTCGCGCTAAAATCGCATCAACTACATTCTGATGAAGTTCCAACTTCAGCATTCTATCCCGCGTAATAATGCGGAAATAGCTTTCAAATACAGCCTTGAATAAATTTCCAAATGGGCTAATAAAATGATTACCAGAAGCAAAGTAAATCAGTTGGTGAAGACGGGTATCAACCGCAATCCATCGCTCTTGATCAAATTGCTCACCGAGCTTATGCATTTCAAGCACCAATGATGCAAGCTCATCACGATCAGCATCACTCGCATTGATCGCGGTACAAGCCGCCGCTTCTGGCTCTAGGGTTAACCGTACACGTTGAAATTCTTCAATAAGCTCACCCGAATCATTGAAGTCGAGCCATGCTAATAAATCTTGATCCAGATAGTTCCAGTTACGCTTTGGTAATACACGAGTACCAATACGCGGACGCGGTAATACCATGCCTTTCGCTGCCAGCATTTTAATCGCTTCACGTACTGCGGTTCGGCTGACGCCATACATTTCACCCAGCTCAACTTCACCCGGTAAAATATCTCCCGGTGGCGTTTCACCTTTTAAAATACGCTGACCGATTGATTCAGCTAATCGATACGACAAGTTCCGGCTAGTCACTAACCGTTGCTGATCTCGCTCCATCATTCCCCCTCAAAGGCTCTTTTTATAATAGTTGCCAATTTATTTCATGACCTATCAATATTGATATGCCTAATACGGCGCAATTAGACCACAAAGCCTGCATGGTGAAACGGCTTATCTTCACACTTGCATCAGATATCCATGTTTTTGCCTTTTTTATGACCCAGCCTCATCCTAAATGAAGAGACTATTGTTCATAATTTACTCGACTATATGAATAGTTGTTGGTATCCTACCCGCGTTTTTTAACAGCAAGTATCACGCTAAACACTACGGTGAAGATAACCCCTCTCACCACACCGTTAGCCTGGTCCCATTTGTAATCTTTCTTGGCCACGGATGTGCCTGATTTATAGGTAAAAACCATGCGCCCTATGACTTACGCTCGCTCGAACACCCGCAGCCCATCACTGTCTCGTACAACATCTCATGCACCACGCTTTAAAGCGCGTACAGCACCACAGGTGTCAGCGGACATTCATCAGATGCCAAGTCAAACCATCACCTCGACTAAAAGTGCTAACGAGAAAGCGGCATAAACCAAGAGATGACAAGGCAGCAGCCTTTGTTGCCTTCCTTTCAGAAACCATCTTGGTATACTTTATCCACAATAAAAATATGACAATTTATTCAGCCTTCATTGTGGAGATAAAATGAAAACCCACCGCGTTAACGAACTGATCGAACTTATCCATCCTGAATGGAAAAAGCACTCAGAACTCAACCTTGTCGAGTTCCTATTAAAGCTAGCCGAAGAAGCTAAATTTGAAGGCAAGCTTGAAGACCTGAGCGACGATGTTCTGATCTATCACCTAAAAATGCGTAACAGTGATCAGAAAGAGATGATTCCTGGCTTAGCGAAAGATTGCGAGAATGATTTCAAAACCGCTATTTTGCGAGCACGTGGCATTATTAAGTAGCCTGAAATAACAATCTCATCTTAGCAAAATCACATTGGGTGCTCGCTGTCAGTCTCATCACAGCGCACCTGATGTTTTTCCACGCCAACTTTCCTTCTGTTATAGCCTAAAAACGCTTCTTCTGTACCGATAACTGAAATTATGACCGTGCTAGAGTAATCCGCAATCCGGCTGTTATATAATCAGCTGATAACATACGCGTATCATTTATAGCGATCAGGCAACGTATCTGATCAAACGGCGCACCAAAGTGTGGGCACCCAAGGAAAGCAATGTCATGAGCCAAGATAAAATCAAGATTAAGGATGTCACCCCCCAACAATTTAACCCCAAAACGCACAAAGGTAACGCCGACCGCTTTAACCCAAGCAATCGTATTTATGTTCGTGCCGTAAAAGGGATTTACCAACAACTCCGTCAACGGATGGGGTGGGTGTTAATGGTCTTATTTATGGGGCTCCCATGGATACCCTATGGTGACCGCCAAGCCATTTTGCTGGATATAGGCCACCAGCAATTCAATTTTTTTGGTACCACATTGTGGCCACAGGATCTGACCTTACTTGCCACCGTATTCATGATTGCGGCTTTCGCTTTATTTTTTATTACCACGTTTTTAGGCCGAGTCTGGTGTGGGTATTTCTGCCCACAAACCGTATGGACCTTTATTTATATTTGGTTTGAAGAGAAACTCGAAGGTGCTGCGAACAAACGTCGTAAACAAGACAGCCTAAAAATCACCGCTAAATTACTGATAAGAAAAACCCTAAAACACATTGCTTGGATCGCTGTTGCACTTCTAACGGGTCTCACTTTTGTTGGTTACTTCGTGCCAATTCAATCACTGTTTATTGATTTTTTCACCTTTAGCACCAGCTTCTCAGCAGGGTTTTGGGTGCTGTTTTTTGCGGGATGTACTTATGCCAACGCAGGTTGGATGCGATCGATTGTGTGCATTCATATGTGCCCTTATGCGCGCTTCCAATCAGCCATGTTTGATAAAGATACCTACATTGTGGGTTATAACGTTGAACGTGGTGAGGCTCGCGGACCCCGCTCTCGTAAAAAAGATCCCAAGGAGCTTGGACTAGGTGACTGTATTGACTGTAACTTATGTGTACAAGTCTGCCCTACGGGCATCGATATCCGTGATGGCTTACAGTATGAATGCATCAACTGTGGTGCCTGTGTCGATGCCTGCGATGAAACCATGGATCGTATGGGCTATGACAGCCGCCTGATCAGTTACACCACAGAGCATAAACTCGAAGGTAAACATACCAAGGTTATGCGACCGAAATTAATTGGCTACGGTGCCGTCATGGTCGCCATGGTGGGGCTCTTTTTTATCTTACTTTCGAGTGTGAACCCGATGGGGCTAGATGTGATCCGCGATCGCAGTCAGCTCTTTAGAGAAAATAACGAAGGATTGATCGAAAATACTTACACCTTAAAGATTCTGAACAAAACTCAACAAGCACGCACTTATCAGCTGTCGGTTTCCGGGCTTGAAACCGTTGAATGGTATGGGGCAACAGCAGTCAATGTGGCTGCAGGTGAAATTTATACCTTACCGATCAGTCTTGGGGTTGACCCTTATGATCTGACCACACCGATTGCTGATATCACTTTCATTATTCAAGATACCGCCAATGATGCTGGCGACCCATTACATACCGAAAGTCGATTTATTGGTGAGCTACGCTAAATTATCTTTAAGATAAACCCGCACGATAACAAAAGGACCGGTAACGGTCCTTTTTTGATCTAGTGATATACTGGGCGTATTCATTCGGCTGTGGACCCCCCCATGACACAACAAAGCTTTAGTTTTTCTGACCTCACTCCTGACTTACTACTTGATGCGCTTGATAGCATCGGCGTTCGCGCAGAGTCTGGGCTCCTAGCACTCAATAGCTACGAAAATAGGGTTTATCAGTTCCAAGCTGAAGATCGCTCACGCTATGTCGTCAAGTTCTACCGTCCTCAGCGTTGGAGCAATGAACAAATTCAGGAAGAACACGATTTCAGCCATGAACTGGTTGAACAAGACATCCCCATTGCAGCTCCCGTAAAAATTGATGGTGAAAGCCTGCTCCACTATCAAGGTCACCGCTTTGCTTTATTTCCAAGTGTCGGTGGTCGCCAGTTTGAAGTGGACAACTTTGATCAGCTAGAGGGCGTCGGGCGCTTTCTTGGTCGTATCCACCAAGTGAGCCAAGGCTCTTCTTTTAAATACCGTCCAACGATTGGCATAGACGAATATCTGCATCAACCACGCCAAATACTTGAAAATGCCGATTTCATTCCCGATCACCTTAAAAATGTTTTTTTTGCCGATCTTGACACCTTAATTGGCGAACTTAGCCAGCAATGGCACACTAATTGGCAACCTCTTCGCCTACACGGTGATTGCCATCCTGGCAATATTTTATGGCGAGATGGGCCGATGTTTGTCGACCTCGACGATGCCCGTAACGGCCCAGCGATTCAAGACTTGTGGATGCTATTAAATGGCGATCGCAATGATCAGCTAGCCCAACTCGATACCATCCTTGAAGGTTATAATGAGTTTGCTGATTTTAATCATAATCAGCTGCAACTAATTGAGCCTTTACGCGGTCTTAGAATGGTGCACTATATGGCTTGGCTAGCAAAACGTTGGCAAGATCCTGCATTCCCACGGGCATTCCCATGGTTTGCAGATCATAAGTATTGGGAAGGGCAAGTGCTGTCATTTAAAGAACAAATTGCAGCATTGCACGAGGCTCCCTTACAGCTTATGCCACAATGGTAGCTCAGCTTTAGCAACATAAGTCACTGTAACAACAATCAATAATTACAAGGGATTAATCCCAATACCATCGTACTGTTTGCCGCAATCAACCAGTACCACTAATACACCAAATAAGGGAGACTTCATGCGTATAATGAAGACAATTTTAACGATAGCCAGTGCCGCACTGTTATCGTTTTCTGTGCAGGCAGCAAAATTTACTGAAGGGGATTACTACAAGGTATTGGATTTACCTAAGTCTTCAACACCCATAGTTACCGAATACTTTTCATTCTTTTGCCCACACTGTAATAGCTTTGAGCCGATGATTAAGGAACTCAAAAAAACATTACCTGAGAACGCGAAATTCCAAAAAAATCACGTCTCTTTCATGGGCGGTCCAATGGGTAAATCATTGAGCAAAGCGTACGCAACCTCTCTTACGCTGGGTATCGATGATAAAATGACACCTGTGCTATTTAACCGTATCCACGGTATGCAAAATGCACCACGGAACGATGCTGAACTACGCCAAATTTTCTTAGATGAAGGTGTAAAAGCAGAAGATTACGACGGTGCATTCAATAGCTTCGCCGTAAACTCCATGGTAAATCGTTACAACAAAGCTTTTCAAGACAGTGGCCTAACAGGCGTACCTGCCGTTGTTGTTAACAATAAATACCTAGTACAAACCGGTGAAATTGAATCGGCAGACGAGTATTTTGAATTGGTAAACTTCCTGTTGAAGAAATAATCTTTACTGGCAGTTACAAAAGGGCGCTTGCGCCCTTTTTTCATTTTTACCACTCACCCAAGATTCAGACCATTTGCGCACTTAACTGCTTCAGCAATCGATCCATCGCACGATAACCCAGCGCTTCTGCTAGATGGCTCCGTGAAATCTGACTTTCTCCGGCTAAATCGGCAATGGTTCGCGCTACCTTGATAATCCGATGGTAGGCGCGGATAGATAACCCCAATTGATGAAGAGCAGTTTCTAAAAACGTCGCATCTGCTTTCGACAATCCACAATAACGATCGAGCTCTCGGGTCGATAGCAACGCATTCACTTTCTCTGAACGCTCAACCATCAATTGCCTCGCTTGCAACACCCGCTCTTGAATCACCGCAGTCGGCTCTCCCCGATCGCCCCCTTCGGCAAGTGTCCCTCGTGGCAATAACGGGATCTCAATCGACATATCAAAACGGTCTAATAACGGCCCAGAGAGACGACTTAAATAACGCAAAATCGCCTGCGGATTGGTTCGTGATTGGTTGCCTTCGTAATAACCTGTTGGACTGGGGTTCAAGGCACCAATAAGCTGAAAACGGGCAGGGAAGGTCGCTTTACTGGTCGCGCGCGAAATCACAATTTCGCCCGATTCAAGCGGTTCTCGTAATGAATCCAAAACCTTACGTTCAAACTCAGGCATCTCATCCAAAAAAAGTAACCCATTGTGCGCCAGTGATATTTCCCCAGGTCGCGGCACAGAACCGCCCCCCACCAAGGCTGCCATTGAGCTCGAATGGTGAGGAGTTCGAAATGGACGTTGTCGCCAGTTGCCTTGGTGCAAACTTTGCTGGGTCAGCGAAGTCACGGCTGCCGTTTCGAGTGCTTCGGCTATCGACATCGGTGGTAACAAATCACACAGGCGAGACGCAAGCATGGTTTTACCTGTTCCTGGCGGCCCGAGAAACAGTACGTTATGACCACCCGCCGCCGCAATTTCTAACGCACGTTTACCTTGTTTTTGGCCGATAATATCTTGCATATCGCGCTGATAATCATCAACAATAACCTCATCTTCAGTCGCGGTACGTTGGAACAAAGAGAGAGGCTGCTGATCACATAAATACCCACACACCGCCAGTAAATCAGCCGCTGATTTATGCTCACAACCTTCCACCAGACCAACCTGATCACCATTACCATCGGGAACCACTAAGCAGCGACTCAACCGTTTTGCTGCAAGGGCGGCAGGCAATGCACCTTTAACAGCACGAAGCTGGCCAGATAACGCTAACTCGCCTAAAAATTCATGGCTCGGTAGCTTAGTTGTCGGTATTTGTCCTGATGCTGCAAGTATGCCAAGAGCAATAGGCAAGTCAAAACGGCCCCCTTCTTTCGGTAGATCCGCAGGGGCTAAGTTGACGGTAATACGGCGTGAAGGGAACTCAAAGTTGGCATTTACAATCGCACTGCGTACCCGATCACGGGCCTCTTTCACTGTGGTTTCAGGCAGCCCGACTAACGTGAGCGCTGGCATCCCATTACTAATATGTACTTCCACGGTAACAGGCGGCGCATTCACTCCAACACACGCACGGCTATGAACAATGGCCAAAGTCATAATTTAATCATCCTGATGATGGTTCACACCAATAAGTTAATGAAAGTTATCAATTTCGTTTCATGCTTAGCCTATATATGCAGAGGAAATGAAAACAAATCCTTAGTTTTTGCTTGTCATGCGACTCATGTCTGTGTTACCACTTAGTAAGCACAACAAATAAACAAATTAGTTGGATAGATAACAATGCGATTTAACGCCAAAGCCCTCGTACTCATTATTAACGTCATTGTGGTGATTATTCTCACCGCAACGGGGAGTGCTAGGCGTTAAACAAACGCAAAAGAAACAACGCACAAGCCCCCGTAACCACAAGGTCCGGGGGCTTTTTTCTAACTATAAGCAATAGACAATCCGCAATATGGAATAAGGGGATCGTGATGACAGGGGCAGAGTTAGTTGTAACAGCACTGCAGCAACAAGGAATAACAACAATATTCGGCTACCCAGGCGGTGCAATCATGCCAATTTATGATGCACTCTACGACGGTGGTGTTGAGCATATTCTTTGCCGTCACGAGCAGGGAGCCGCAATGGCCGCGATTGGAATGGCACGTGCAACCCAAGAGGTTGCAGTATGCATGGCAACCTCAGGGCCAGGAGCAACCAACCTCGTTACTGGCTTAGCCGATGCCTTTCTCGATTCCGTCCCGCTAGTGGCCATCACAGGTCAGGTAGCCAGTACCCACATCGGCACCGATGCATTCCAAGAAATGGATGTGATTGGAATGTCGTTATCCTGTACCAAGCACAGTTATTTGGTTACCGACATTGACGAGTTAGCCCCCACCTTGTCTGAAGCATTTGAAGTAGCAAAATCAGGGCGCCCCGGCCCAGTTATTGTCGATATCGCCAAAGATGTACAGTTAGCACAAACCCCTGTTGATACTCTCCCTTCTTTTACACCACCCGTAATCCCTCAAGTTTGCAGTAAATCACTACAAACAGCGCAGCAACTACTGGCCGCAAGCGAGCGTCCGGTCTTGTACGTTGGGGGCGGAGTTCAGTTAGCAAAAGCAACCCATACCGTTCGCCAATTCTTGCAGATCAATCCAATGCCAGCAGTGAGCACCTTAAAAGGATTAGGCACAATTGAACGTCATCACCCTCATTATTTGGGGATGCTAGGCATGCATGGCACTAAAGCCGCAAATTTAGTCGTACAAGAATCTGACTTATTAATTGTGGTCGGTGCGCGTTTTGATGACAGGGTGACAGGGAAGCTAGATACGTTTGCCCCTCATGCAAAAGTGATCCACTTAGATATTGATGCCGCTGAGTTCAATAAACTCCGCCAAGCACATGCAGCACTACGTGGCGATATTAATACCATTTTGCCTCAACTAGAGCTGAGCCAATCTATTGCCCCTTGGTTGAATCATTGCGATAGCTTACGCCGCGATTTCAAATGGCGTTACGACCACCCCGGTGAGCTCATTTACGCACCTGGATTAATGAAGCAACTGTCTGACATGATGCCCGACACGGCAATGGTCTCTACCGATGTCGGCCAACACCAAATGTGGGCAGCCCAACATATTCAGCCGCGCGAACCCCAAAATTACATTACCTCCGCAGGCCTTGGCACCATGGGGTTTGGTCTACCTGCAGCGATGGGGGCCAAAGTAGCTCGCCCCGACGATGAGTCGATCTTAATCTCGGGAGATGGCTCGTTTATGATGAATGTCCAAGAACTGGGCACCCTAAAACGCAAGCAGATCCCCGTTAAAATGGTGTTAATCAACAACCAACGCCTCGGCATGGTAAGGCAGTGGCAGTCCTTGTTTTTTGATGGCCGCCATAGTGAAACCATTCTTGATGACAACCCAGATTTCGTGATGCTCGCCAAGGCCTTTGATATTCCAGGAAAAACCATCACCAAAAAAGACGAAGTCGAGCCAGCCCTACAGGAAATGCTGGCCAGTGACACCGCCTACTTACTCCATGTATTAATCTCAGAAGAAGAAAATGTATGGCCACTGGTACCACCGGGCGCGGCTAACCAAGATATGCTGGAGAACACCTAATGGATAGATATTTACTCGACATCAAAGCGGATGATAAACCAGTATTACTAGAGCGAGTATTGCGCGTTATTCGTCACCGTGGCTTTATTATCAAGAAAGTCATCGCGACTCAGAACCATGAAAGTAAGGTTGCCAGCGTTGAAATTGTGGTTGATAGCGATCGACCAATCAGCACTCTGGTCAACCAAATTGAAAAACTTTGGGATATTCGCACCGTAACAACAACTCTCTTAGAAAACCAAGACTAGTGCATAAGGAAGAAATGCAAAATGGCAAATACAGCAGATTTTATTTGGTTTAATGGTGACATGGTTCCTTGGGGCGAGGCTAATGTCCACGTGCTGACTCACGCAATGCACTATGGCACCTCGGTTTTTGAAGGCATTCGTTGCTATAACACCCCAAAAGGCCCAATCGTATTCCGTCATAAAGAGCACATGGAGCGCCTAAAAAACTCCGCCAAAATTTACCGGTTCCCAATTCCCTACAGCGCTGATGAGCTAATGGAAATCTGTCGCGAAACCATTCGCGTTAATAAGCTCGAATCAGCCTATATTCGCCCTCTGGGCTATGTCGGTAACGTTGGTTTGGGAGTTTGTCCACCTGTTGATACCGAAATGGATTTGATTGTTGCCGCTTTCCCTTGGGGATCATACTTGGGTGAAGAAGCTCTCGAAAACGGCGTCGATGCCATGATTTCAAGCTGGAATCGTGCCGCACCCAATACGATCCCGACCGCAGCCAAAGCTGGGGGGAATTATCTGTCGTCACTACTTGTGGGCAGTGAAGCTCGCCGTCATGGTTACGCCGAAGGTATCGCCCTTAGCGTTGATGGTTACCTCTCAGAAGGCGCCGGCGAAAACATCTTTGTGATCAAAAATGGGGTACTGCTAACCCCGCCAGCCACCAGTGCCATTTTACCGGGTATTACTCGCGATTCGATCATGGTGTTAGCCAAAGAGCTGGGCTACGAAGTACGCGAAGAGAACATCGCGCGCGAAGCGCTGTACCTCGCAGACGAAATCTTCATGACAGGTACCGCCGCTGAGATTGTTCCAGTACGCTCGGTTGACCAAATCACCGTTGGCGAAGGTAAACGAGGCCCTATCACCAAAGTTATTCAAGCAACTTACTTTGGCCTGTTTAACGGCACCACTGAAGATAAATGGGGCTGGTTAGATTACGTCTACCCCGATAAAAAGTAAGCCACCGCTAAGAATCACCGCCATCACCCGCAGCTATCAAACTCAGCGGGTGATGCAACAAAAAGGATATTTGTAGTTATGCCTAAGTACCGTTCCGCCACCACCACTCACGGCCGTAATATGGCTGGAGCCCGCGCTTTATGGCGCGCCACTGGCGTTAAAGATGAAGATTTCGGTAAGCCGATTATTGCCGTAGTGAATTCCTTCACCCAATTTGTTCCTGGCCATGTGCATTTAAAAGATATGGGACAACTGGTTGCGGGGGAAATTGAAAAAGCAGGCGGGATCGCCAAAGAATTTAACACCATAGCAGTCGATGATGGTATCGCGATGGGGCATGGCGGCATGCTGTATTCGCTGCCATCTCGCGAACTCATCGCCGATTCGGTCGAGTACATGGTTAACGCCCACTGTGCCGATGCCATGGTGTGCATTTCTAACTGTGACAAAATCACCCCGGGCATGCTAATGGCATCACTGCGCCTCAATATTCCGGTTATTTTTGTGTCTGGCGGCCCAATGGAGGCAGGGAAAACCAAGCTATCGGATCAAATCCTCAAGCTCGATCTTGTGGATGCCATGATCCAAGGCGCGGATCCTAAAGTCTCAGACGAGCAAAGTGAGCAGATCGAACGATCAGCCTGCCCGACATGTGGATCGTGCTCAGGCATGTTTACTGCCAACTCGATGAACTGCCTAACTGAAGCACTTGGTTTAAGTCAGCCGGGTAATGGTTCTATGCTGGCAACCCATGCCGACCGTGAACAACTGTTCATCAATGCGGGAAAACGTATTGTTGATTTAACCAAACGTTATTACCAAGACGATGACATCAACGCACTGCCTCGTAATATCGCCAATAAAAAAGCGTTTGAAAATGCAATGGCACTCGATATCGCGATGGGCGGTTCGACTAACACCGTCTTGCATTTATTAGCAGCAGCGCAAGAAGGCGAGATCGACTTCACGATGGAAGACATTGATCGGATGTCTCGCCGAGTGCCACACCTCTGCAAAGTCGCACCATCCACCCCTAAATATCACATGGAAGATGTCCACCGTGCGGGGGGCGTCTATGGCATCTTGGGAGAGTTGAATCGCGCAGGGCTATTTCATAGCGATTGCCATAACATCCTAGGCCAAAGCTTTGCACAAACATTGCCGATTTATGATATTGCCGTAACTGAATCACAAGAAATAAAAGATTTCTTCCGTGCAGGGCCTGCAGGCATTCGCACCACTCAAGCTTTTTCACAAAGCTGCCGTTGGGATACGGTGGATGACGATCGTGAAAATGGCTGTATCCGAACAAAAGAACATGCGTTTAGCCAAGATGGTGGCCTGGCTGTCTTATCAGGCAATATGGCACTTAATGGCTGTATCGTAAAAACCGCAGGAGTTGATGAAAGCTGCCTAACGTTCACCGGTCCTGCGGTGGTATTTGAAAGCCAAGACAGCGCTGTTGAAGGTATCTTAGGGGGTAAAGTCAAAGCTGGCGATGTCGTCGTGATCCGCTACGAAGGGCCAAAAGGCGGCCCAGGAATGCAAGAAATGCTGTATCCAACCACTTATCTAAAGTCGATGGGGCTCGGCAAAGAGTGTGCATTAATTACTGATGGTCGTTTCTCTGGTGGCACCTCGGGCCTGTCGATTGGCCATGTCTCACCAGAAGCAGCAAGCGGTGGCACTATTGGGTTAATCACAAATGGCGACACAATTGCCATTGATATTCCTAATCGTAGCATCGAGCTGAAGGTCGATGAAAAATCATTAGCAGAGCGTCGTGCCAAAGCTGATCAGCGCGGTTGGAAACCAGTCGATCGTCAACGTGATGTTTCTTATGCACTTCGTGCTTACGCTTTACTCGCGACCAGTGCAGACCAAGGCGCCATCCGCGACAAGTCCAAACTGGAAGGATAATCGCCATGAATGACATCCAGCAGGTTAACAACACCACCTCGCAAGCACCATTAAGTAGCGCAGAGTATCTACGCGATATTCTTCGTGCTCCTGTTTATGAGGTGGCGCAAGTTACCCCCTTACAAACGTTACCACGATTATCAGAGCGCAGTGGCAATCAGATCCAACTGAAACGTGAAGACCGTCAGCCCGTGCATTCTTTTAAATTGCGTGGCGCTTACAACATGATGTCGCAGTTAACGCTAGCTCAACAGCAAGCAGGGGTGATTGCCGCATCGGCTGGCAACCACGCGCAAGGGTTAGCACTTTCAGGCAAACAGTTAGGGGTACAAGCCACTATCGTCATGCCATTAACGACCCCGAATATCAAAGTGGAAGCGGTTAAAAGTTTTGGTGGGA containing:
- the ilvD gene encoding dihydroxy-acid dehydratase, translating into MPKYRSATTTHGRNMAGARALWRATGVKDEDFGKPIIAVVNSFTQFVPGHVHLKDMGQLVAGEIEKAGGIAKEFNTIAVDDGIAMGHGGMLYSLPSRELIADSVEYMVNAHCADAMVCISNCDKITPGMLMASLRLNIPVIFVSGGPMEAGKTKLSDQILKLDLVDAMIQGADPKVSDEQSEQIERSACPTCGSCSGMFTANSMNCLTEALGLSQPGNGSMLATHADREQLFINAGKRIVDLTKRYYQDDDINALPRNIANKKAFENAMALDIAMGGSTNTVLHLLAAAQEGEIDFTMEDIDRMSRRVPHLCKVAPSTPKYHMEDVHRAGGVYGILGELNRAGLFHSDCHNILGQSFAQTLPIYDIAVTESQEIKDFFRAGPAGIRTTQAFSQSCRWDTVDDDRENGCIRTKEHAFSQDGGLAVLSGNMALNGCIVKTAGVDESCLTFTGPAVVFESQDSAVEGILGGKVKAGDVVVIRYEGPKGGPGMQEMLYPTTYLKSMGLGKECALITDGRFSGGTSGLSIGHVSPEAASGGTIGLITNGDTIAIDIPNRSIELKVDEKSLAERRAKADQRGWKPVDRQRDVSYALRAYALLATSADQGAIRDKSKLEG